The Deltaproteobacteria bacterium genomic sequence ATCAAAAAATTCCGGAAATATGGAAACAACCGAAAACCGCATTCACTCTCCGGTTCTGGATGCCAGACATCCAAAACAGCGCCATGTCATGAGTTTTGATAAAGCTCGAGCAAACCATCCGGCGGCTCGACATGGATGACCCCGGTCTCGAGATCAATCTCGCGCACAAACTCCTCCACGGCTGGCAGCAGAATCTCGTTTCCGGCCTCGTCATGGATAAACCAGATTTCCTGACCGGCGATATCCTGGATATCGTCCAAAATACCGATCCGGCCCCCCGCCACATGGACAACCGGCAGGCCGATCAAATCCTCGGGCCGAATGCCGTCGCCGTCCTGTTCGGGCACATCCCGCTCCCGGGCGAGAAGCTCCGCGCCTCTCCAGGCCTCGGCCTGATCCCGGCCCTGGCTACGGTCCAGCATCAGCAAGACACGCCCCCTGTGCGGACGCCACGCCTCGACCCGGCACGGTTTGGGTTTTTTGCCCGGCAACCGCAGATAAACGCGGGCCAAATGCTCAAAGAGGAAAGGGGAGTCCGCATAAAGTTCAATGCAGAGCTCCCCCCTGAGGCCATGTGGCTTTTCAACCCGGCCCAACTCCACGAGCTTGGCCGGATCCAACCTGTCTTCGGACACGCTACTCCAGAATTTCCAGAACGGAACGTTTTCTGGCCTTGGTCGAAGCCGCGCCCAGAATGGTCCGCATGGCCCGTGCCGTGCGGCCTTGTTTGCCGATGACCTTGCCCAGATCCTCCTTGGCGACCTTCAATTCGATGACGGAAGTCTGCTCGCCCTCGATTTCGGAAACAGAAACGTTGTCCGGATTATCCACCAACGACTTCGCTATGAATTCGATCAGATCCTTGAGCATGGACACCTCCGCTGAAGAGTGGATTCGCAAGTCGAGCCATCCGACGAGCCTTGGAGGTATTAATTACTGAATCCAGACTTTTTTAGCAAGGAGCGAACGGTATCCGAGGGCTTGGCGCCACGCTCGATCCAGGCCTTGACCTTGTCTTGATCGATTTTGATGTCCTGGGGTTCGGTCATGGGGTTGTAGTATCCCACATAGTCCAGGGCGCGACCATCGCGACGGGTTTCGCTGTTCACGGCCACGATGCGGTAAAACGGTTTTTTCTTGGAGCCCATGCGGGTCAGTCTGAGTTTCAAAGCCATTGTTATTCTCCCTGAGTGTAGTACGCGGGCACGTCGACGGGCCGGGGACGAACCCCGGCAATCGCGAGCCGCTATTTTTTCTTGCGTTGCTTTTTGGCCTTCTTGCGCCTTTCCTTGAGCTTGGCCGCCTCGGCCGCGGAGCGCCCGGACGAGCCGGGCATACCGGGCATGCCCGGAGGCATTCCCGGCAGACCAGCCGGCATTCCGCCCATGCCCGGAGGCATCCCGGGCATGCGCCCGCCCTGGGGCAGGGATGGCATCTTGCCTCCGGCCATCTTCTTCATCATCTTCCGCATCTGTTCAAAATTACGCAAAAGCTGATTGACCTCGGTCACGGTGGTTCCGCTACCCTTGGCAATGCGTTGTTTGCGACTGGGATTGATGATTTGCGGATCATGGCGCTCGGCCATGGTCATGGAACTGATCATGGCCTCGACCCGGGCCAGCTCTTTCTCCGGCATCTGCACGTCCGTGAGCTGCTTGCGGATCTGCCCCATGCCCGGGATGAGTTTCAAAATTCCTTCAAGCGAACCCAACTTCTTGATCCGCCGCATCTGCGTCCGAAAATCCTCGAGATCAAACTCGGCCTTCTTGAACTTCCGCTCCAGGGCCTCGGCTTCCTTGGCGTCAATGGTGGACTGCGCCTTCTCGATCAAGGTCAGCACGTCGCCCATGCCCAAAATGCGCGACGCGATGCGGTCGGGGTGGAACACCTCGAGTTCGTTCAGACGCTCGCCAGTACCCACGAACTTGAGCGGCTTGCCGGTGATGGACTTGATGGACAAGGCCGCGCCACCCCGTGCGTCACCATCCATCTTGGTCAGGACGACACCGGTCAGATCCAGGACCTCGTCGAACTTCTCGGCCACGGTCACCGCGTCCTGGCCGGTCATGGCGTCGGCCACGAACAAAATTTCCTGCGGCCGACACTTTTC encodes the following:
- a CDS encoding signal recognition particle protein, with protein sequence MFDSLSDRLDSVFKKLRGHGRLDEGNIQDGLREVRMALLEADVNFKVVKEFVERVKARALGQDVLASLTPGQQVIKIVHEELIALLGGESCGLDFKGKPPYVIMMAGLQGSGKTTSAAKLALFLRRQKYAPYLVPADVYRPAAIDQLQKLGAELGIPVYPSTVDMSPVDICANAMREAGLKGCSVILLDTAGRLHIDELLMQELVGIKEKCRPQEILFVADAMTGQDAVTVAEKFDEVLDLTGVVLTKMDGDARGGAALSIKSITGKPLKFVGTGERLNELEVFHPDRIASRILGMGDVLTLIEKAQSTIDAKEAEALERKFKKAEFDLEDFRTQMRRIKKLGSLEGILKLIPGMGQIRKQLTDVQMPEKELARVEAMISSMTMAERHDPQIINPSRKQRIAKGSGTTVTEVNQLLRNFEQMRKMMKKMAGGKMPSLPQGGRMPGMPPGMGGMPAGLPGMPPGMPGMPGSSGRSAAEAAKLKERRKKAKKQRKKK
- a CDS encoding KH domain-containing protein, yielding MLKDLIEFIAKSLVDNPDNVSVSEIEGEQTSVIELKVAKEDLGKVIGKQGRTARAMRTILGAASTKARKRSVLEILE
- the rimM gene encoding 16S rRNA processing protein RimM, producing the protein MWARSSANKAARHGPCGPFWARLRPRPENVPFWKFWSSVSEDRLDPAKLVELGRVEKPHGLRGELCIELYADSPFLFEHLARVYLRLPGKKPKPCRVEAWRPHRGRVLLMLDRSQGRDQAEAWRGAELLARERDVPEQDGDGIRPEDLIGLPVVHVAGGRIGILDDIQDIAGQEIWFIHDEAGNEILLPAVEEFVREIDLETGVIHVEPPDGLLELYQNS
- a CDS encoding 30S ribosomal protein S16, whose amino-acid sequence is MALKLRLTRMGSKKKPFYRIVAVNSETRRDGRALDYVGYYNPMTEPQDIKIDQDKVKAWIERGAKPSDTVRSLLKKSGFSN